Genomic DNA from Bacteroidales bacterium:
TTCTGTTCGCGGATCAGACGGATTACCTGTAACCTGTTTTCATAGGTTGGCATCAGCTGCCCGTCATGATTATCAAGAGTAATATACTTTACACCGATTACCTGGCCTGCTCTGCGGGCTTCTTCGCGTCGAGTTTTAGCCAGCACATCAGCTTTCATGCTCTGATGCCCTGCATCACCGTTTGTAAGAGAAACCATCATTACATCATAACCCATCTGTGCCCATTTATAGGCTGTACCTCCCATTTCATCAGGATCATCAGGGTGAGCTCCGATTATGATTACGTGGAGCTTATTTTCCGGCTTTGCCTGTGAAAATACTGATGAGACACTGAATACCAATCCCAGAAGTAAAAAAATGACTGCTGTTTTTTTCATAGATCTAGTTTTTTAGAATATTTGAAAATATATAGGGTCAGTTAAGGAAAAACAAATTTAACATTTAAAAGGTTAATTTGCTCTTTAAACTCCTGTTAAGAGGCTGCCATTAAGGAATCAAAGCCATTCCGACTTTTTCTCCCACTTTCACGCGGGTTTCAATTCCTCTGGACGATAATTCAGTTAGATCGGCATCAGGTAACAGGACAGTTTTCCTGAAAAACTGTACTATTGTGGAACCCCCGAATTCAAACCAGCCTTTTTCCTCTCCTTTTCGAAACCCATAGGCAGACCGGTTCAAAAGAATCACCTTTCCGACCATCAGCGCACCCACTTCAAAATGTAAGACTTTCCCGAAATTACGGGTCTGAAGAATTGTCATTTCCCTGTAATTCTTCGACATGAGGGCATCAACAGAAGACAGGGCAATCGGATTGACTGAATGAAGAGCACCCTTGATGCGCACTACACTTTCCTGCCGGCCGTCATCTATGTAACAGAAGCGATGATAGTCGCACGGAGCCAGCCTGTATACAAAGCACCAGCCATCGGCATAATCATCCGCCAGCTTTTTACTTTGGATGAACTCCTCAAGTTCATACCAGTACCCTTTTACAGGAAGTGTGTTTTTTTCAGCCAGGTTGAAAACAAGAAGCCTTGCATCGGCTGGTGAAATAAGGTGTGTGCGCTCATGGTCTATCGGTCGAGCCTCAGGTTTAAGCTTTCGGATAAAAAAATCATTCAGGCTTCTGAAAGAATGTAATTCATCCTGAACCTCGGAAATATCAATGTTA
This window encodes:
- the asd gene encoding archaetidylserine decarboxylase (Phosphatidylserine decarboxylase is synthesized as a single chain precursor. Generation of the pyruvoyl active site from a Ser is coupled to cleavage of a Gly-Ser bond between the larger (beta) and smaller (alpha chains). It is an integral membrane protein.), giving the protein MIEHKVFNRSTHQLESEISGNTGGLQFLYNSLPGKILNPFIARHFVSQTYSRFVRSRRSTMKIGSFIKEYNIDISEVQDELHSFRSLNDFFIRKLKPEARPIDHERTHLISPADARLLVFNLAEKNTLPVKGYWYELEEFIQSKKLADDYADGWCFVYRLAPCDYHRFCYIDDGRQESVVRIKGALHSVNPIALSSVDALMSKNYREMTILQTRNFGKVLHFEVGALMVGKVILLNRSAYGFRKGEEKGWFEFGGSTIVQFFRKTVLLPDADLTELSSRGIETRVKVGEKVGMALIP